In a single window of the Candidatus Thermoplasmatota archaeon genome:
- a CDS encoding tetratricopeptide repeat protein, with the protein MPEDKIECEVCGHLNKQKAEFCKECGVKLGVSEGDEDIDKLLEDLAGIEAPAEGTDEALDLDKEIVDELLDSLLIEEEGDLFECPVCSSMIAVESSVCPECGTEFAELLEKPREEPKLEEEIELPAEEEPVKVEVSEKKPKLTTSSARMIDAIVVGTIAALVAVFAVFQMWDWNTYSESTLPLIVFAVIAIAGTLLGFIFFKISTSAVAQGDRLVKDGHYFEAVQHYNRAIRIGSKPATAWTSKGVAYKRLKQYDEALKCHEIALKMNPKNEIAWTNKGDVLFRLERFDEALKAFEEALDIRPKYAIAWNNMGATLARMGRFEDAKKCHDQAIKIRPRYTAAWLNRGEVLVRLGERDEAAKCLQKAKALGA; encoded by the coding sequence GCAAGGAGTGCGGAGTGAAGCTCGGGGTCAGCGAGGGCGATGAGGACATCGACAAGCTGCTCGAGGATCTGGCCGGAATAGAGGCTCCCGCAGAGGGCACGGACGAGGCACTGGACCTTGACAAGGAGATTGTGGACGAGCTGCTCGACTCCCTCCTGATCGAGGAAGAGGGAGACCTCTTCGAGTGCCCGGTCTGCAGCAGCATGATCGCGGTGGAGTCCTCTGTGTGCCCGGAGTGCGGCACCGAGTTCGCGGAGCTCCTGGAGAAGCCCCGTGAGGAGCCGAAGCTGGAGGAAGAGATCGAGCTCCCCGCAGAGGAGGAACCAGTCAAGGTCGAGGTCTCCGAGAAGAAACCCAAGCTCACGACATCGAGCGCCAGGATGATCGACGCCATCGTCGTGGGGACCATAGCCGCCCTGGTCGCTGTCTTCGCTGTCTTCCAGATGTGGGACTGGAACACATACTCGGAGAGCACGCTGCCACTCATCGTCTTCGCCGTGATAGCGATCGCCGGGACGCTCCTCGGATTCATATTCTTCAAGATCAGCACGTCGGCGGTGGCCCAAGGCGACCGTCTGGTCAAGGACGGGCACTACTTCGAGGCCGTCCAGCATTACAACAGGGCGATACGGATAGGCTCGAAGCCCGCGACGGCATGGACGTCGAAGGGCGTGGCCTACAAGAGGCTCAAGCAGTATGACGAGGCCCTCAAGTGCCACGAGATAGCGCTGAAGATGAACCCCAAGAACGAGATCGCCTGGACGAACAAGGGCGATGTGCTCTTCAGGCTCGAGCGGTTCGACGAGGCACTGAAGGCGTTCGAGGAGGCCCTGGACATCAGGCCGAAGTACGCGATCGCGTGGAACAACATGGGCGCCACACTCGCCCGGATGGGCAGGTTCGAGGATGCGAAGAAGTGCCACGATCAGGCCATCAAGATAAGGCCAAGGTACACGGCCGCGTGGCTGAACCGCGGGGAAGTGCTCGTCAGGCTCGGAGAAAGGGACGAGGCCGCCAAGTGCCTGCAGAAGGCCAAGGCGCTGGGAGCCTAG